The DNA sequence ATGCTCTTCAGTAAGAGTGTCATTACCCGCTAATCCACTTGCAAGAACAACGACCATATCATTTGTCGATGTATCTCCGTCTACTGTAATGCGGTTAAATGTCTTATTTGTAATGAAGCTTAATGCTTTTTGCAATGATGCTGATTCAATGTTGGCATCTGTTGTGACAAAGCCAAGCATTGTTGCCATGTTCGGGTGAATCATACCAGAACCTTTTGCTACACCACCGAATGTAACTTCAACATTATCAATTGTTGTTTTAAAGCAAGCATGTTTTTTTACTGTATCAGTTGTTAAAATAGCTTCACTAAAATCTATTGCTCCAGACATCGATGATTCCGGTTGTAAGCTTTTAATGCCTGCAGAAATTTTATCCATCGCTAAAAACTCACCAATCACACCTGTTGACGTAACAGCCACTTGATGTTCTGGAACTGAAAAGACTTCTGAGCCAATTCTACGCATTTCATATGCGTCCGCGAGTCCTCGTTTTCCTGTACATGCATTTGCATTCCCACTGTTGACGATAACAGCCTTTAGCTTTCCTTCCTTGGCAATGCTTTCTTGAGTGACCTTTAAAGGGGCTGCTTGCACTTTATTTAATGTATATACAGCTGCGCTACTTGAAGGAACCTCACATAGAATCGCTCCTAAATCAAGTCGTTTTCTTTTAACCCCTGTATAAACTCCTGTTGCTGAAAATCCCTTTGGAGTAATAATACTTCCACCCTCAACAGGTATCACTTCATTTTTATGACTTACTGAATGCATGTAATTTCACCTCTAATTTTATTCAACCCACACTTGGTTGGTGCCTAATTCATTTTTACGGATAAAGAGAGATCAGGTTAAGACCTGTTTTTTCATCTAGTCCTAGCATAATATTTAAATTTTGAACGGCCTGACCGGCAGCTCCTTTAACTAAGTTGTCAATCACTGAAACGACCGTAATTCTTCCAGTCCTTTGGTCGTACGTTACACCAATGTCACAGAAATTCGTTCCGTTTACTTCCCTTGTACTTGGGTATTGGCCCTCAGGACGAATTCGCACGAAAGGATTGTTTTCATATGTTGTTTGATAAAGCTCACGTAACATCGATTCGGTTACCTCTTTTGTAGCTTGAGCATAAATCGTTGCCATAATTCCTCTTGTCATTGGAACAAGATGCGTACTAAATGTAACCGTCTCAATACGGCTATCGACTCCATGTAAACCTTGTTCAA is a window from the Bacillus alkalicellulosilyticus genome containing:
- the argJ gene encoding bifunctional ornithine acetyltransferase/N-acetylglutamate synthase gives rise to the protein MHSVSHKNEVIPVEGGSIITPKGFSATGVYTGVKRKRLDLGAILCEVPSSSAAVYTLNKVQAAPLKVTQESIAKEGKLKAVIVNSGNANACTGKRGLADAYEMRRIGSEVFSVPEHQVAVTSTGVIGEFLAMDKISAGIKSLQPESSMSGAIDFSEAILTTDTVKKHACFKTTIDNVEVTFGGVAKGSGMIHPNMATMLGFVTTDANIESASLQKALSFITNKTFNRITVDGDTSTNDMVVVLASGLAGNDTLTEEHPEWPLFLSGLEKTCEALAKKIARDGEGATKLIEVTVNGAISDEEAGKVAKSIVGSDLVKSAIYGTDANWGRIICAVGYSGADINPETIDIALGPVQTLKESQPLPFSEEEAKAYLQNENIEIIVDLHVGDGYGKAWGCDLTYDYVRINAGYRT